The following coding sequences are from one Devosia yakushimensis window:
- a CDS encoding SufE family protein: MTEPQAFQDIAENLSFLDDWEDRYRYIIELGQALPKLTEAERSPENKVHGCVSQVWLAAQTAERDGQTILSYRGESDAMIVQGLVAVLLALYSGRPAGEIAETDAIALFDKLGLREHLTTQRSNGLVAMVNRIRGEAKALR; this comes from the coding sequence ATGACCGAGCCCCAAGCCTTCCAGGACATTGCCGAAAACCTGTCGTTCCTCGACGATTGGGAAGATCGCTACCGCTATATCATCGAGCTGGGTCAAGCCCTGCCCAAGCTCACCGAGGCGGAACGGTCGCCCGAGAACAAGGTGCATGGCTGCGTCTCGCAGGTATGGCTGGCGGCGCAGACCGCGGAACGCGATGGCCAGACCATCCTCTCCTATCGCGGCGAAAGCGATGCGATGATCGTGCAGGGTCTGGTCGCGGTACTCCTGGCGCTCTATTCGGGCCGCCCCGCCGGAGAAATCGCCGAAACCGACGCCATTGCGCTGTTCGACAAGCTGGGCCTGCGCGAGCACCTCACCACCCAGCGTTCCAATGGCCTGGTCGCCATGGTCAATCGCATCCGCGGCGAGGCCAAGGCGCTGCGCTGA
- a CDS encoding DUF6456 domain-containing protein produces the protein MPAIEQLDDAVLSRLAASREADGPAFLAPHHVAAANRLAKLVERSRLGPRITMSYDATRIGRNGGNGVGETSDSAADARQRLNRIAAALPADCWGVVFDVCGLGKGLQLIETERRWPRRSAKLVLRIGLEQLAGVLGLSAGAEGPEVVRQTGWLEERLPLIAEQEH, from the coding sequence ATGCCGGCCATTGAACAGCTGGACGATGCGGTATTGTCCCGACTGGCGGCCAGCCGCGAGGCCGACGGCCCTGCATTTCTCGCGCCGCACCATGTCGCCGCAGCAAACCGGCTGGCAAAACTGGTCGAGCGCTCGCGCCTCGGCCCGCGCATCACCATGAGCTACGATGCCACTCGCATCGGCCGCAATGGCGGCAATGGGGTGGGCGAGACCTCCGATTCGGCAGCCGATGCCCGCCAGCGGCTCAACCGGATCGCAGCGGCATTGCCGGCCGATTGTTGGGGTGTGGTGTTCGACGTGTGTGGGTTGGGCAAGGGATTGCAATTGATCGAGACGGAACGGCGTTGGCCCCGTCGTAGCGCCAAGCTGGTGCTACGGATTGGGCTGGAGCAATTGGCGGGGGTTTTGGGGCTGTCGGCCGGTGCTGAAGGGCCGGAGGTGGTGCGGCAGACGGGGTGGCTGGAGGAGCGGTTGCCGTTGATTGCGGAGCAAGAACACTAA
- a CDS encoding helix-turn-helix domain-containing protein: MQSSYYPIAQAVQGAPAAARPWACDDVAALVAREKNVPIRLLMHSSRCRAAAARARQLAMYLAHVMLGRSLSEVGQAFGRDRTTVSYACALIEDLREDPEFDAFVTRLEQKIDDQHALPHWEPRHAGH; encoded by the coding sequence GTGCAATCCAGTTATTACCCAATCGCGCAGGCAGTGCAAGGCGCACCGGCCGCAGCGCGGCCCTGGGCTTGCGATGATGTTGCGGCGCTGGTGGCGCGCGAAAAGAATGTGCCGATACGGCTGCTTATGCATAGTTCCCGCTGCCGGGCCGCTGCCGCTCGAGCCCGGCAATTGGCCATGTATCTTGCCCATGTCATGCTGGGGCGCAGCCTGAGCGAGGTGGGCCAGGCCTTCGGGCGGGATAGGACAACAGTCTCATATGCCTGCGCCTTGATCGAGGATCTCCGCGAAGACCCTGAATTCGACGCCTTCGTTACCCGGCTTGAGCAAAAGATCGACGATCAGCATGCTCTGCCCCATTGGGAGCCGCGCCATGCCGGCCATTGA